From the Hyphomicrobium sp. ghe19 genome, one window contains:
- a CDS encoding DUF3419 family protein — protein sequence MNVTAKVFEPTSPDLLSEAVHQNSALSFAGILERTFTFAFRSMVYPQIWEDPRADMEALELTPQSRLVTIASGGCNVMSYLTANPARIYAIDLNQTHIALLKLKVAAAQHLPNHATFYRFFGAANDRRNIHLYNDLIAQHLDADTRGYWEGRDLTGRRRISRFARNFYHFGLLGRFIATGHLAARIFGANPKRMLDARTIEEQREIFAREIAPAFEHPVLRWITSNRASLFGLGIPPVQYDALCNGGSRRMSDVLRERSERLATGFDLKDNYFAWQAFGRRYPAQGEGPCPPYLDKANFMAVKARANRVNVIHDNMIRFLSNEPAESLDRYVLLDAQDWMDDAALNALWQEITRTARPGARVIFRTAGEESILPGRVSDATLDRWTYDAAKSAEIHNKDRSAIYGGFHLYVKNA from the coding sequence TTGAACGTCACCGCCAAAGTTTTCGAACCGACGAGCCCTGATCTCCTGAGCGAAGCCGTTCATCAGAACAGCGCTCTGAGCTTTGCTGGCATTCTCGAGCGCACCTTCACATTCGCGTTCCGTTCGATGGTCTATCCGCAGATTTGGGAAGACCCGCGCGCCGATATGGAAGCCCTCGAGCTCACGCCGCAAAGCCGTCTGGTCACGATCGCCTCCGGCGGCTGTAACGTCATGAGCTACCTGACGGCCAATCCGGCGCGCATTTACGCGATCGATCTCAACCAAACCCACATCGCGTTGCTGAAGCTCAAAGTAGCGGCCGCACAGCACCTGCCGAACCACGCAACATTCTATCGCTTCTTCGGCGCCGCCAACGACCGCCGCAATATCCACCTCTATAACGATCTGATCGCCCAGCACCTCGACGCGGATACGCGCGGCTATTGGGAAGGGCGCGACCTCACCGGCCGCCGCCGCATCTCGCGGTTCGCGCGCAACTTCTATCATTTCGGCTTGCTCGGACGCTTCATCGCCACCGGACACCTCGCGGCTCGCATCTTCGGCGCAAATCCGAAGCGCATGCTCGATGCGCGCACCATCGAAGAGCAGCGCGAAATCTTCGCACGCGAAATCGCCCCGGCCTTCGAACACCCCGTGCTGCGCTGGATCACTTCGAACCGCGCCTCGCTCTTCGGCTTAGGCATCCCGCCGGTGCAATACGATGCGCTGTGCAATGGCGGCTCGCGGCGCATGTCCGATGTTCTGAGAGAGCGCTCCGAGCGCCTCGCGACCGGCTTCGATCTGAAAGACAACTATTTCGCCTGGCAGGCGTTCGGCCGCCGCTACCCAGCGCAAGGCGAAGGCCCGTGCCCGCCCTACCTGGACAAGGCGAATTTCATGGCCGTCAAGGCGCGCGCCAACCGGGTCAATGTCATCCACGACAACATGATCCGTTTCCTGTCGAACGAACCGGCGGAAAGCCTCGACCGCTACGTGCTGCTCGACGCCCAGGACTGGATGGACGACGCCGCGCTCAACGCCCTTTGGCAAGAGATCACGCGCACGGCCCGCCCCGGCGCTCGCGTCATCTTCCGGACCGCGGGCGAAGAAAGCATTCTGCCCGGCCGCGTCTCGGACGCGACCCTGGACCGCTGGACCTACGATGCCGCGAAATCGGCCGAGATCCACAATAAGGACCGCTCGGCGATCTACGGCGGCTTCCACCTCTACGTCAAAAACGCCTGA
- the groES gene encoding co-chaperone GroES, protein MTFRPLHDRVVVKRIEEESKTAGGIIIPDTAKEKPQQGEVVAVGPGARDEAGKVNPLDVKVGDRVLFGKWSGSEVKIDGEDLLIMKESDILGVLSAPAKTKAAA, encoded by the coding sequence TTGTCGTGAAACGTATCGAGGAAGAGTCAAAAACCGCTGGCGGGATCATCATCCCTGATACCGCCAAGGAAAAGCCCCAGCAGGGCGAAGTTGTTGCCGTTGGTCCGGGTGCTCGCGACGAAGCGGGCAAGGTCAATCCTCTCGACGTCAAGGTCGGCGACCGCGTTCTGTTCGGCAAGTGGTCGGGCAGCGAAGTCAAGATCGACGGCGAAGACCTGCTGATCATGAAAGAGAGCGACATTCTCGGCGTGCTCTCGGCTCCCGCTAAGACGAAGGCCGCTGCTTAA
- a CDS encoding CCA tRNA nucleotidyltransferase — translation MAEAPLKWPRLSAPWLNSPELAKVFAALGSGGAKARVVGGAVRNALLDRPVHEVDIATTSPPEDTMRLARDAGLGAHPTGIDHGTITIVSDGQSFEVTTLRRDVETDGRHAVVAFTNDWTEDASRRDFTINALYCDLAGNIYDPVGGGLADIRKRRVRFIGDAEARIREDYLRILRFFRFSAQYGNGQIDPTGLAAAEALKDGLILLSAERVSAEMLKLLAAPGAPDVLGVMYDAGILQLAVRTQIEPDRFARLAGIEAALGEPPDPITRLAALAVIHPGDDVFLANQLRLSNADAHRIAAALETDPGIDPHTPESAGRAALYRLGPETFRRAARLAWARSGASPNSQTWRARALLPDRWNASKMPFSGSDVMALGVGQGVAVGRVLEAFERWWIENDFPSDAEQQRKVLKDLAAKALA, via the coding sequence TGCGCAATGCGCTGCTCGATCGGCCAGTCCATGAAGTCGATATCGCAACGACGTCGCCCCCCGAAGATACCATGCGTCTCGCACGTGATGCTGGTCTTGGCGCCCACCCGACCGGCATCGACCACGGCACCATAACCATTGTTAGCGATGGACAGTCGTTCGAAGTCACGACCCTTCGCCGCGATGTCGAGACCGATGGCCGCCACGCCGTCGTTGCATTCACGAACGATTGGACGGAAGACGCCTCCCGCCGCGACTTCACGATCAACGCGCTCTACTGCGATCTCGCTGGCAACATTTATGATCCGGTTGGTGGCGGCCTCGCCGACATCCGCAAGCGCCGCGTCCGCTTCATCGGCGATGCGGAAGCGCGGATACGCGAGGACTACCTTCGCATTCTCCGCTTCTTCCGCTTCAGTGCCCAATATGGGAACGGCCAGATCGATCCGACCGGCCTCGCCGCGGCGGAGGCATTGAAGGATGGCCTGATCCTCCTCTCCGCCGAGCGTGTGAGCGCCGAGATGCTGAAGCTTCTCGCAGCACCCGGCGCACCGGACGTTCTTGGCGTCATGTATGACGCAGGCATTCTGCAACTGGCAGTTCGGACGCAGATCGAGCCGGATCGTTTCGCCCGGCTGGCCGGCATCGAAGCGGCCCTCGGCGAACCACCCGATCCGATAACGCGTTTGGCGGCCCTCGCCGTCATTCATCCGGGCGACGACGTCTTTCTCGCCAACCAGCTCAGGCTCTCGAATGCCGACGCCCATCGCATTGCAGCAGCCCTTGAGACCGATCCGGGGATCGATCCGCACACACCGGAATCCGCGGGCCGAGCGGCTCTTTACAGACTCGGGCCGGAAACTTTCCGCCGTGCGGCACGCCTCGCGTGGGCTCGGTCCGGCGCTTCGCCCAACTCCCAGACCTGGCGCGCTCGTGCGTTACTGCCGGATCGTTGGAACGCTTCCAAAATGCCCTTTTCCGGAAGCGATGTCATGGCGCTCGGTGTTGGCCAAGGGGTCGCCGTCGGCCGCGTTCTCGAGGCTTTCGAACGCTGGTGGATCGAGAACGATTTCCCGTCTGATGCCGAACAACAGCGCAAAGTGCTCAAAGACTTGGCGGCAAAGGCACTTGCTTAG
- a CDS encoding UDP-2,3-diacylglucosamine diphosphatase has product MTLSAPNPELNYRAVFISDIHLGMRNSQATALIDFLKNVECQDLYLVGDIVDFWKVRRGPHWPQSHNDVLQKLLRKARKGTRVVFIPGNHDDGLRDYAGMNFGGVELRRDAVHEGANGKRYLVLHGDEFDVVVRYARWLAFLGDRSYDAALALNVPLNFMRRQLGLGHWSLSAFLKHKVKSAVNYIGEFEEALAGEARRRDTQGLICGHIHHANERMIDGIHYLNCGDWVESCTAIAERFDGQFEIIRWKEHLAARGKQAPSGRWLIEAA; this is encoded by the coding sequence CTGACATTGAGCGCACCGAACCCGGAATTGAATTATCGGGCCGTCTTCATTTCCGACATCCATCTCGGGATGCGTAACTCGCAAGCGACAGCCCTCATCGACTTCCTGAAAAACGTCGAATGCCAGGATCTCTATCTGGTTGGCGACATCGTCGATTTCTGGAAAGTTCGCCGTGGTCCCCATTGGCCGCAAAGCCACAACGACGTCCTGCAAAAACTGCTTCGCAAAGCCCGCAAGGGCACGCGCGTCGTCTTCATCCCAGGCAATCACGACGATGGCTTGCGCGATTACGCGGGAATGAATTTCGGCGGCGTCGAACTGCGCCGCGATGCCGTGCACGAAGGCGCCAACGGCAAACGCTATCTCGTTCTGCACGGCGATGAATTCGACGTCGTCGTCCGCTACGCCCGCTGGCTGGCATTCCTCGGCGACCGCTCGTACGACGCCGCTCTCGCGCTCAACGTGCCGCTGAACTTCATGCGCCGTCAGCTTGGCCTCGGGCACTGGTCGCTTTCCGCGTTCCTGAAGCACAAGGTCAAAAGCGCCGTCAATTACATCGGCGAGTTCGAAGAAGCTCTCGCCGGCGAAGCGCGCCGCCGCGACACGCAGGGCCTCATCTGCGGCCACATCCATCACGCCAACGAACGCATGATCGACGGCATTCACTATCTGAACTGCGGCGATTGGGTTGAAAGCTGCACGGCGATCGCAGAGCGCTTCGACGGCCAATTCGAAATCATTCGCTGGAAAGAACATCTGGCCGCCCGCGGCAAGCAGGCGCCTTCGGGCCGTTGGCTCATCGAAGCGGCCTAG
- the groL gene encoding chaperonin GroEL (60 kDa chaperone family; promotes refolding of misfolded polypeptides especially under stressful conditions; forms two stacked rings of heptamers to form a barrel-shaped 14mer; ends can be capped by GroES; misfolded proteins enter the barrel where they are refolded when GroES binds), which translates to MAAKDVKFSQDARERMLRGVDILANAVKVTLGPKGRNVVIEKSFGAPRITKDGVTVAKEIELEDRFENMGAQMLKEVASKTADLAGDGTTTATVLAQAIVREGAKSVAAGANPMDLKRGVDLAVQAIVEDLKTNSKKVTKDQIAQVGTISANGDEVVGKKIAEAMDKVGSEGVITVEESKTLDFELDVVEGMQFDRGYLSPYFITNADKMIAELENPYILIHEKKLSGLQAMLPVLEAVVQSGKPLLIIAEDVEGEALATLVVNKLRGGLKVAAVKAPGFGDRRKAMLEDIAVLTGGTVISEDLGIKLETVTLAQLGRAKKVTIDKENTTIVDGSGKKSDIEARVKQIKAQIEETSSDYDREKLQERLAKLAGGVAVIKVGGATEVEVKERKDRVDDALHATRAAVEEGIVPGGGVALLRAGKALDSLKPENDDQKVGINIVRKALQAPARQIAANAGEDGSVIVGKILENSTYAYGYNAQSHEYGDLYKQGVIDPTKVVRCALQDAASVSGLLITTEAMIADVPKKDAGHAHGAPGGGMGGMGGMDF; encoded by the coding sequence ATGGCAGCTAAAGACGTCAAGTTTTCCCAGGATGCTCGCGAGCGTATGCTTCGCGGCGTCGACATCCTTGCCAACGCCGTCAAGGTAACGCTCGGTCCCAAGGGCCGTAACGTCGTTATCGAGAAGTCGTTCGGCGCGCCCCGCATCACCAAGGACGGTGTGACGGTTGCGAAGGAGATCGAGCTCGAAGATCGCTTCGAGAACATGGGCGCGCAGATGCTCAAAGAGGTCGCCTCCAAGACGGCCGATCTCGCCGGCGACGGCACGACGACTGCAACGGTTCTCGCTCAGGCAATCGTTCGCGAAGGCGCGAAGTCGGTTGCTGCCGGCGCCAACCCGATGGATCTGAAGCGCGGCGTCGATCTCGCAGTTCAGGCGATTGTTGAAGATCTCAAGACGAACTCGAAGAAGGTCACGAAGGACCAGATCGCCCAGGTCGGCACGATCTCGGCGAACGGCGACGAAGTCGTCGGCAAGAAGATCGCGGAAGCGATGGACAAGGTCGGTTCGGAAGGCGTGATCACGGTCGAGGAATCCAAGACCCTCGATTTCGAACTCGATGTCGTCGAAGGCATGCAGTTCGATCGCGGCTATCTCTCGCCGTACTTCATCACCAACGCCGACAAGATGATCGCGGAACTCGAGAACCCCTACATTCTCATCCACGAGAAGAAGCTTTCGGGTCTGCAGGCGATGCTTCCGGTTCTCGAAGCCGTCGTCCAGTCGGGCAAGCCTCTTCTGATCATCGCTGAAGATGTCGAAGGCGAAGCGCTCGCAACGCTCGTCGTTAACAAGCTGCGCGGTGGCCTCAAGGTTGCTGCCGTCAAGGCTCCGGGCTTCGGCGATCGCCGCAAAGCCATGCTCGAGGACATCGCTGTCCTGACGGGCGGCACGGTGATCTCGGAAGACCTCGGCATCAAGCTCGAGACCGTGACGCTGGCCCAGCTCGGCCGCGCCAAGAAGGTGACGATCGACAAGGAAAACACCACGATCGTCGACGGTTCGGGCAAGAAGTCCGACATCGAAGCACGCGTGAAGCAGATCAAGGCGCAGATCGAGGAAACGTCCTCCGATTACGACCGTGAGAAGCTTCAGGAGCGTCTCGCCAAGCTCGCTGGCGGCGTTGCCGTCATCAAGGTCGGCGGTGCAACCGAAGTCGAAGTGAAGGAACGCAAGGACCGCGTCGACGACGCGCTGCACGCGACCCGCGCAGCCGTTGAAGAAGGCATCGTCCCCGGCGGCGGCGTCGCTCTGCTCCGTGCAGGCAAGGCGCTCGACTCGCTGAAGCCCGAGAACGACGACCAGAAGGTCGGCATCAACATCGTTCGCAAGGCATTGCAGGCTCCGGCTCGTCAGATCGCAGCCAACGCTGGTGAAGACGGCTCCGTCATCGTCGGCAAGATCCTCGAGAACTCGACCTACGCGTACGGCTACAATGCGCAGTCGCACGAGTACGGCGATCTCTACAAGCAGGGCGTCATCGACCCGACTAAGGTCGTGCGTTGCGCGCTGCAGGATGCTGCTTCGGTCTCGGGTCTCTTGATCACGACGGAAGCCATGATCGCCGACGTTCCGAAGAAGGACGCGGGCCACGCACACGGTGCTCCTGGCGGCGGCATGGGCGGCATGGGCGGCATGGACTTCTAA
- a CDS encoding class I SAM-dependent methyltransferase, producing MTAATNATAASAMDGMYRRQRYIYDLTRRYYLLGRDQLIDELDPPVPGSVLEIGCGTARNLLRAAHLYPATQFYGLDVSEEMLKTARAAIDRSHVGDAITVAQADATTFSPNELFGVRKFDRIFISYALSMIPPWEAVIDRAVTQLAPRGELHIVDFGTMASMRPLPRRAMRAWLARFSVTPRLDLESTVRETANRHGRTASFSQGRFDYSAITRIGICSRKPQSAQN from the coding sequence ATGACCGCAGCCACGAACGCGACTGCAGCAAGCGCAATGGACGGCATGTATCGCCGCCAGCGCTACATCTACGACCTGACACGCCGCTATTATCTTCTCGGCCGCGATCAATTGATCGATGAGCTCGATCCGCCCGTACCGGGATCCGTGCTCGAGATCGGCTGCGGAACGGCGCGCAACCTGCTTCGCGCCGCGCACCTTTACCCAGCGACTCAATTCTACGGGCTCGACGTTTCCGAAGAGATGCTGAAGACAGCGCGCGCCGCCATCGATCGGAGCCACGTTGGCGACGCGATAACGGTCGCGCAGGCCGACGCGACGACATTTTCGCCGAACGAACTCTTCGGCGTCAGAAAGTTCGATCGCATTTTCATTTCCTACGCATTGTCCATGATACCGCCTTGGGAAGCGGTGATCGACCGCGCCGTCACGCAGCTTGCGCCGCGTGGAGAACTGCACATCGTCGACTTCGGTACGATGGCCTCGATGCGTCCGCTTCCGCGCCGTGCCATGCGCGCGTGGCTTGCCCGCTTCAGCGTCACGCCGCGTCTCGATCTCGAAAGCACAGTCCGCGAAACGGCGAACCGTCACGGCAGAACAGCATCATTCAGCCAGGGCCGCTTCGACTATTCGGCAATCACCCGCATCGGCATCTGCTCTCGCAAACCGCAATCCGCTCAGAACTAG